In the Nitrospirota bacterium genome, one interval contains:
- a CDS encoding DUF2844 domain-containing protein gives MTIKRSLEVPLFCLGLLVALMGAARPAHAVLGEPADSIASDRKAMAALRSATTVRNGYTVEEVVSQSTTVREYIAPSGIVFGIAWNGLVHPDLSMLLGSYSGEYQKALQQPRIPGQRYRRVKANGVVVEKWGHMRNLRGRAYAPALIPQGVNVDDIK, from the coding sequence ATGACCATAAAAAGAAGCCTCGAAGTCCCGTTGTTCTGCCTCGGATTGCTCGTTGCTTTGATGGGAGCAGCCCGGCCGGCCCATGCCGTGCTCGGCGAGCCGGCCGATTCGATTGCTTCTGACCGCAAGGCAATGGCGGCGCTGCGCAGCGCGACCACGGTGCGCAACGGCTATACTGTCGAGGAGGTGGTATCTCAATCGACCACCGTCAGGGAATATATCGCGCCATCCGGCATCGTGTTCGGTATTGCCTGGAATGGCCTGGTCCATCCCGACCTCTCGATGCTACTGGGTTCCTATTCGGGCGAATACCAGAAAGCGCTGCAGCAGCCACGCATACCTGGCCAGAGGTACAGGCGGGTGAAGGCGAACGGCGTTGTTGTCGAGAAATGGGGGCATATGCGGAACCTGCGGGGTCGCGCTTATGCGCCAGCCTTGATTCCCCAGGGAGTGAATGTCGATGATATCAAGTAG